Proteins encoded within one genomic window of Dehalococcoidia bacterium:
- a CDS encoding GDP-mannose 4,6-dehydratase: MPRALVTGITGQDGYYLSEHLLKQGYEVYGLIRGQANPKLSQIERTLPAIRIIEGDLLDQASLMNAVQKVQPDEVYNLAAISFVMLSWNQPELTGEITGLGALRMLEAIRLTTGASPSRSKSGAGMKFYQASSSEMFGKVRETPQNESTAFHPRSPYGVAKAYAHYITVNYRESYGLYACSGILFNHESPKRGPEFVTRKITLGAARIKLGMQKELLMGNLDTRRDWGYAGDYVRAMHKMMQQPEADDFVIGTGETHQGKEWAQIAFECVGLNWEDYVRSDPQFMRPAEVDLLIADASKARKKLRWKPEVSFRQLIEMMVESDLAAEAKLQAANA, translated from the coding sequence ATGCCGCGAGCGCTCGTTACGGGAATCACAGGGCAGGACGGCTACTACCTCTCGGAGCACCTGCTGAAGCAGGGATACGAGGTCTACGGCCTCATTCGGGGGCAGGCGAACCCAAAGCTCAGCCAGATCGAGCGCACGCTCCCCGCGATCCGCATCATCGAGGGCGATCTGCTGGACCAGGCATCGCTCATGAACGCCGTGCAGAAGGTGCAGCCCGACGAGGTGTACAACCTTGCGGCGATCAGCTTCGTGATGCTGTCCTGGAACCAGCCGGAGTTGACGGGCGAGATCACGGGCCTGGGCGCGTTGCGCATGCTCGAGGCGATCCGCCTGACGACGGGGGCTTCACCGTCGCGGTCAAAGTCCGGCGCCGGGATGAAGTTCTACCAGGCGTCCAGCAGCGAGATGTTCGGCAAGGTGCGTGAGACGCCGCAAAACGAGAGCACGGCGTTCCATCCACGCAGCCCGTATGGCGTTGCGAAGGCGTACGCGCACTACATCACGGTGAACTATCGCGAGAGCTACGGACTCTACGCGTGCAGCGGTATTCTCTTCAACCACGAATCGCCGAAGCGTGGGCCGGAGTTCGTGACGCGGAAGATCACCCTCGGCGCGGCACGGATCAAGCTCGGCATGCAGAAGGAACTGCTGATGGGGAACCTGGACACGCGCCGCGACTGGGGTTACGCGGGCGACTACGTGCGCGCGATGCACAAGATGATGCAGCAGCCGGAAGCGGACGATTTCGTGATCGGCACGGGCGAAACGCACCAGGGCAAGGAATGGGCGCAGATTGCGTTCGAATGCGTCGGGCTGAACTGGGAAGACTACGTGCGCAGCGACCCGCAGTTCATGCGTCCCGCGGAGGTCGACCTGCTGATCGCGGACGCATCGAAAGCGCGCAAGAAACTCCGTTGGAAGCCGGAAGTGTCGTTTCGCCAGCTAATTGAGATGATGGTCGAGTCCGACCTGGCCGCCGAAGCGAAGCTGCAGGCGGCGAACGCCTGA
- a CDS encoding universal stress protein, producing the protein MDIAVVLLGWLAIVVISMVIVGYLATRWGRDAFGWLVLAAALGPFAIIALIGTRQRDLERPEAFEHRGDRLSREAQNVILVACDGSEPSERAARYARDAYQDADEVVLVTVFPREARPRDDDAPAVREHEQRVATCTTASMDILRSAKLNARTIVGYGTPGEEIVRAADEEKADAIVVGKRGAGLTKALIGSVSGYVLKHSNRPVVVVD; encoded by the coding sequence ATGGACATCGCCGTCGTTTTGCTCGGCTGGCTCGCCATCGTCGTCATCTCGATGGTGATCGTCGGTTACCTGGCGACTCGCTGGGGCCGCGATGCGTTTGGGTGGCTCGTGCTGGCCGCGGCACTCGGGCCGTTCGCGATCATCGCCCTGATCGGCACACGCCAGCGAGATCTTGAGCGCCCAGAGGCGTTCGAGCATCGCGGCGATCGGCTGAGCCGCGAAGCCCAGAACGTGATCCTCGTCGCATGCGATGGCTCCGAGCCGAGCGAGCGCGCGGCTCGCTACGCGCGCGACGCATACCAGGACGCCGACGAGGTTGTGCTCGTCACCGTGTTCCCGCGCGAAGCACGCCCGCGCGACGACGACGCCCCGGCCGTCCGCGAGCACGAGCAGCGCGTCGCAACCTGCACCACTGCCTCGATGGACATCCTGCGATCAGCGAAGCTCAATGCGCGGACAATCGTCGGTTACGGGACGCCGGGCGAGGAGATCGTACGCGCCGCGGATGAAGAGAAGGCGGATGCGATCGTCGTCGGCAAGCGGGGTGCAGGACTGACGAAGGCGCTGATCGGATCGGTGTCGGGGTACGTGCTGAAGCACTCCAACCGCCCCGTCGTCGTCGTCGACTAG